In Erigeron canadensis isolate Cc75 chromosome 6, C_canadensis_v1, whole genome shotgun sequence, the following are encoded in one genomic region:
- the LOC122605724 gene encoding homeobox protein 2, giving the protein MASFGRTIFFSHLLLLLLLSLAIQPHATRESKFFTKLTHYLSNSPAPAPAPAPVLVPGLDSMPLSPTPAPTPAEKEYGYGLYGQESGEYSSEEYRTSTLDQGLNNEMPKDDEFEKGSTQFEKLLDSNNNGYNNNDNAYNNNYNDNGNRFSSSMDENINGYTTGRYNNDNNGYSYNQNNNDNYNTMRFGNENNGNEFMSSNEENHAYNNNNGYVMEQQGLSDTRFLENGKYSLGANNNGNYQETSYDEEVNDNGTQGYYNRNANEKSKYEFDTIEEYERQQGYPEIDPKGYVP; this is encoded by the coding sequence ATGGCCTCTTTTGGTAGAACCATCTTTTTTTCCCACTTACTATTGCTCTTACTCCTTTCTTTGGCAATCCAACCACATGCTACTAGAGAGAGCAAGTTCTTTACTAAGCTCACTCATTATCTTTCCAATTCACCAGCCCCAGCCCCAGCCCCAGCCCCAGTATTGGTACCGGGGCTGGATTCGATGCCGCTGAGTCCAACACCAGCCCCAACACCTGCTGAGAAAGAATATGGTTATGGTCTTTATGGTCAAGAGTCGGGTGAGTATTCTTCTGAGGAATATCGCACCTCGACCCTAGATCAGGGTTTGAACAATGAAATGCCTAAAGATGATGAGTTTGAAAAAGGGTCTACTCAATTTGAGAAGTTGTTAGATAGTAATAACAATGGctacaataataatgataatgcttataacaataactataatgACAATGGAAACCGATTCTCAAGCTCCATGGATGAGAACATAAATGGCTACACAACCGGTAGGTACAACAACGACAACAATGGATATAGCTACAATCAAAACAACAATGACAATTATAACACCATGAGGTTCGGTAATGAGAACAATGGCAATGAATTCATGAGCTCGAACGAGGAAAACCACgcctacaacaacaacaatgggTACGTAATGGAGCAACAAGGATTGAGTGACACGAGATTTTTGGAGAATGGAAAGTATTCTTTGGGTGCAAACAACAATGGGAACTACCAAGAAACTAGTTATGATGAAGAAGTGAATGATAATGGTACTCAAGGGTATTACAATAGGAATGctaatgaaaaatcaaaatatgagTTTGACACTATAGAAGAGTATGAAAGGCAACAGGGGTATCCAGAAATTGACCCAAAAGGATATGTGCCTTAG
- the LOC122605903 gene encoding F-box/FBD/LRR-repeat protein At1g13570-like — translation MKGKQPAKDIISNLPQNIIETILCHLHIRDAVRTSILSKNWRYSWTRIPKLVFVEDIFEEEYEWRQPRNLMHLESKFLYAMYQVLLMHQGPILQFTCDMRAGRNRFLIDQIILHLSRSNTVTELKLQLNGDGHPYVLPFSIYSLQKLTYLHLFDCRIRHKPTFSGFGSLTTLCLRCVSIYGETLLRLLSKSPLLKTVTLSLFCRGEHISFIELLECLPLVENLTIANEWIDMCLFVEAGPQKLPSPLVHLKYVSLDMCFVSDHGLSLLSVLIKSSPNLEKINLQSRRYYRDELCIETNPVKLEDYSDIWLEHLNELKIEYFAMLKTELEFVMLILAKSPVLKKAKIVLDTEVTKVEEMMLSRMLLKLFLVKLPVSPVVEISVERLPGDKN, via the exons ATGAAAGGTAAACAGCCGGCCAAAGATATAATCAGCAACCTTCCTCAGAACATAATAGAAACCATCttatgtcatctacatataaGAGATGCAGTAAGGACTAGTATTCTCTCAAAGAATTGGAGGTACAGTTGGACCCGAATTCCTAAACTTGTGTTTGTTGAGGATATATTCGAAGAAGAATATGAATGGCGTCAACCGCGTAATTTGATGCACCTGGAAAGTAAATTTCTTTATGCCATGTACCAAGTTCTGTTAATGCACCAGGGTCCAATACTGCAGTTCACCTGTGACATGAGGGCAGGTCGAAACCGTTTCTTAATTGATCAAATAATACTTCATTTGTCAAGGAGCAATACTGTGACTGAGTTAAAACTTCAGCTGAATGGAGACGGTCATCCGTATGTGTTACCGTTCTCTATCTATTCATTGCAGAAATTAACGTACCTACATCTCTTTGATTGTCGTATAAGGCATAAACCGACATTCAGTGGATTTGGTAGCCTTACAACTTTATGCTTGCGGTGTGTAAGCATTTATGGAGAAACGCTTCTACGTCTTTTATCCAAATCACCGCTACTTAAGACTGTGACTCTG TCTCTTTTTTGCCGTGGTGAACACATCTCCTTTATTGAGCTATTGGAGTGTTTACCTTTGGTTGAAAATCTGACAATTGCTAATGAATGGATTGACATG TGTTTATTTGTAGAAGCAGGTCCACAAAAGCTTCCAAGCCCATTAGTTCACCTTAAATACGTGTCTTTAGATATGTGTTTCGTTAGTGATCATGGGTTATCGTTGCTTTCTGTCTTGATCAAATCCTCCCCAAACTTGGAGAAAATTAATCTGCAG AGTCGTCGATATTATAGAGATGAGCTGTGTATTGAAACAAACCCTGTTAAACTGGAAGATTATTCTGATATTTGGCTAGAGCATCTGAATGAATTGAAGATTGAATATTTTGCCATGTTGAAGACTGAGTTGGAGTTTGTGATGCTAATCTTGGCCAAGTCACCTGTGCTAAAGAAGGCGAAAATTGTCCTAGACACAGAGGTTACAAAGGTTGAAGAGATGATGTTATCAAGAATGCTCTTAAAGTTATTCTTGGTCAAGTTACCTGTATCACCCGTTGTAGAAATCAGTGTTGAGCGTCTTCCCGGTgataaaaactga